One window of the Reyranella humidisoli genome contains the following:
- a CDS encoding MFS transporter, giving the protein MSHGSPTSILLNIGHAMDHWILVVFAYSWGVIAGVWGVEWTELTPFNYGALFMFGAGSIVSGRLGDHWGRWIMMVIFFAGMGVSALIIALCTNKWQIGAALTLMGAFASIYHPVGIPMLVQKAKNPGFTIGVNGLAGNMGIAIAAGLSVYIAQRFGWQAAFIIPGVICLICAVAFVALVPREEMAPAKRKAKMLDLPPSVMARVFAIMTFTAVTGSIIFNFTTNGNGELLANRAKNIAQDPAMLATMLFVIFSLASLAQLVVGKLIDRYPLKNIYLPIVLLQVPLFLIASQVEGWALFVTAIAFMLLVFGAIPFTDAMIVRYIDDRMRSRVTGVRLAIGFGVSSFVVALIGPLVKDAGFPVLLSVLAGVAFCSFLALSMLPSEKDVHAIATAPKPAE; this is encoded by the coding sequence ATGAGCCACGGAAGCCCCACCTCTATCCTGCTCAACATCGGCCACGCCATGGATCACTGGATCCTGGTGGTCTTCGCCTATTCCTGGGGCGTCATTGCAGGCGTCTGGGGCGTTGAGTGGACCGAGCTCACGCCGTTCAACTACGGCGCGCTCTTCATGTTCGGTGCCGGCTCGATCGTGAGCGGTCGCCTCGGCGACCATTGGGGCCGCTGGATCATGATGGTGATCTTCTTCGCCGGCATGGGTGTCTCGGCCCTGATCATCGCGCTCTGCACCAACAAGTGGCAGATCGGCGCAGCGCTCACCCTGATGGGCGCCTTCGCCTCGATCTACCATCCGGTCGGTATCCCGATGCTGGTCCAGAAGGCCAAGAACCCCGGCTTCACGATCGGCGTGAACGGCCTGGCCGGCAACATGGGCATCGCCATCGCCGCCGGCCTCTCCGTCTACATTGCCCAGCGTTTCGGCTGGCAGGCGGCGTTCATCATCCCGGGCGTCATCTGCCTGATCTGCGCCGTCGCCTTCGTGGCGCTGGTGCCGCGCGAGGAAATGGCGCCTGCCAAGCGCAAGGCCAAGATGCTCGACCTGCCGCCGTCGGTCATGGCGCGCGTATTCGCCATCATGACCTTCACCGCGGTGACCGGCAGCATCATCTTCAACTTCACGACCAACGGAAACGGCGAGCTGCTGGCCAATCGCGCCAAGAACATCGCGCAGGATCCGGCGATGCTGGCGACGATGCTATTCGTCATCTTCTCGCTGGCCTCGCTGGCGCAGCTGGTGGTCGGCAAGCTGATCGACCGCTATCCGCTGAAGAACATCTACCTGCCGATCGTGCTGCTGCAGGTGCCGCTGTTCCTGATCGCCTCGCAGGTCGAGGGCTGGGCTCTGTTCGTGACCGCCATCGCCTTCATGCTGCTGGTGTTCGGGGCCATTCCGTTCACCGATGCGATGATCGTGCGCTACATCGACGACCGCATGCGCAGCCGCGTCACCGGCGTCCGCCTGGCGATCGGCTTCGGCGTCAGCTCCTTCGTCGTCGCGCTGATTGGACCGCTGGTGAAGGATGCGGGCTTCCCGGTCCTGTTGTCGGTTCTGGCGGGCGTGGCCTTCTGCTCCTTCCTCGCCCTGTCGATGCTGCCCAGCGAGAAGGACGTGCACGCCATCGCCACTGCGCCCAAGCCAGCCGAATAA
- a CDS encoding ABC transporter ATP-binding protein, with the protein MLELKSIDAGYGAFQALFDVNLNVKAGEAVGVIGPNGAGKTTLMRVISGLIRPTRGSIGMEGVDVLATPPHRIVGLGIAHVPENRRLFPRLTVEDNLKMGAFMPEARAKYAERLEVVYDLFPRMKERRAQLAGTMSGGEQQMCAIGRALMSDPKLLLLDEPSAGLAPVVVQQVFELVKRIRSGGLTVLIVEQNVQQVLRVVDRAYLLEAGSIRASGTSAEMLANDTVKQAYLGV; encoded by the coding sequence ATGCTCGAACTCAAATCGATCGACGCGGGCTATGGCGCCTTTCAGGCTTTGTTCGACGTCAACCTCAACGTGAAGGCGGGCGAAGCGGTGGGCGTGATCGGCCCGAACGGCGCCGGCAAGACGACGCTGATGCGTGTGATCTCCGGGTTGATTCGCCCCACCAGGGGATCGATCGGCATGGAGGGTGTCGACGTGCTCGCGACGCCGCCGCACCGCATCGTCGGCCTCGGTATCGCCCACGTCCCGGAAAACCGCCGGCTGTTCCCGAGATTGACCGTCGAGGACAATCTGAAAATGGGCGCGTTCATGCCCGAGGCACGTGCCAAGTATGCCGAACGGTTGGAAGTCGTGTACGACCTGTTCCCCCGCATGAAGGAACGTCGCGCCCAGTTGGCGGGTACGATGTCCGGCGGCGAGCAGCAGATGTGCGCGATCGGCCGCGCGCTGATGTCCGATCCCAAACTGCTCCTGCTCGACGAGCCGTCGGCCGGCCTGGCGCCCGTGGTCGTCCAACAGGTCTTCGAACTGGTGAAGCGCATCAGGAGCGGCGGGCTGACGGTGCTGATCGTCGAGCAGAACGTCCAGCAGGTGCTGCGTGTCGTCGACCGCGCCTACCTGCTCGAGGCCGGCTCGATCCGCGCGTCGGGCACCTCTGCCGAGATGCTGGCGAACGACACGGTCAAGCAGGCCTATCTCGGTGTTTAA
- a CDS encoding alkyl/aryl-sulfatase has translation MASASAVPVPSSHLDAARDAEPATRAANAAMASRLPFSDKADFEAARKGLIAEVPDGVVRTGGGTVLWNLGEYAFIDGELAPSTVNPSLWRMARLNLANGLFKVTDRLYQLRGFDIANLTVIEGDSGLILIDPLTTAEVARAALELYYAYRPHKPVVAVIYTHSHIDHYGGVRGVVDEADVKAGKVKVIAPAGFMEAISGENVLAGAPMSRRAQFQFGTMLPRGARGQVDAGLGKSVARGTPGLIAPTQSIAKAVETHMIDGIEIVFQLAPETEAPAEMHMFYPQLGVLNMAENACPLLHNFIPLRGAVARDPRIWAKYIGDAIAMYGPKTKVLIGQHHWPTWDNAKIIDYLEAQRDLYKHIHDQTLRYMNRGWRPAEIAEVIDLPPGLAERWSARGYYGSVSHNVKAVYQRYLSWYDGNPCNLHPLPPAPAAAKFVEYMGGAAAVIEKARADFARGEFRWVAQVMKEVVYAEPQNKEARALCADALEQMGYQAESATWRNAFLYGAQELRHGVFQMPVRPGMGADTLAGLTSDVFFDLMAIRLDAAKAAGQSLVVNWRFTDRGETLVLTLKHSTLTHRMGETAANADVSVTTTRATMDQIVMRKLTIPDALASGALKLEGEIPKLGALFAMMDPPTGMMFDILTPGDGR, from the coding sequence ATGGCGTCAGCGTCGGCCGTCCCGGTCCCTTCCTCCCATCTCGACGCCGCACGCGACGCCGAACCCGCAACCAGGGCCGCGAACGCCGCGATGGCGTCGCGGCTGCCGTTCTCGGACAAGGCGGACTTCGAGGCCGCGAGGAAAGGATTGATCGCCGAAGTCCCGGACGGAGTCGTGCGCACGGGCGGCGGCACGGTTCTGTGGAACCTGGGCGAATACGCCTTCATCGACGGCGAGCTGGCGCCAAGTACGGTCAATCCCAGCCTGTGGCGCATGGCCCGGCTCAACCTCGCCAACGGCCTGTTCAAGGTGACGGACCGGCTCTATCAGCTCCGCGGCTTCGACATCGCCAACCTGACGGTGATCGAAGGCGACAGCGGGCTGATACTGATCGATCCGTTGACGACCGCCGAGGTCGCGCGCGCGGCGCTCGAACTCTATTACGCCTACCGGCCGCACAAGCCCGTGGTCGCGGTGATCTACACCCACAGTCACATCGATCATTACGGTGGCGTGCGCGGCGTCGTCGACGAGGCCGACGTGAAGGCGGGGAAGGTCAAGGTGATCGCGCCGGCCGGCTTCATGGAGGCCATCTCAGGCGAGAACGTGCTGGCGGGAGCGCCGATGTCGCGGCGCGCGCAGTTCCAGTTCGGCACGATGCTGCCGCGCGGCGCGCGCGGGCAGGTCGATGCCGGTCTCGGCAAGAGCGTGGCACGCGGAACGCCCGGCCTGATCGCGCCGACCCAGTCGATCGCCAAGGCGGTCGAGACACACATGATCGACGGCATCGAGATCGTCTTCCAGCTCGCGCCGGAGACCGAGGCGCCGGCCGAGATGCACATGTTCTATCCGCAGCTCGGCGTGCTCAACATGGCGGAGAACGCCTGCCCGCTGCTGCACAACTTCATCCCGCTGCGCGGCGCGGTGGCGCGCGATCCGCGCATCTGGGCCAAGTATATCGGCGACGCGATCGCGATGTACGGGCCGAAGACGAAGGTGCTGATCGGCCAGCATCACTGGCCGACCTGGGACAACGCGAAGATCATCGACTACCTCGAGGCGCAGCGCGATCTCTACAAGCACATCCACGACCAGACGCTGCGCTACATGAATCGCGGCTGGCGGCCGGCCGAGATCGCCGAGGTGATCGACCTTCCGCCGGGGCTCGCGGAGCGATGGTCGGCGCGCGGCTACTACGGCTCGGTGAGCCACAACGTGAAGGCGGTCTATCAGCGCTATCTCTCCTGGTACGACGGCAACCCCTGCAACCTGCACCCGCTGCCGCCTGCGCCGGCCGCCGCCAAGTTCGTCGAGTACATGGGCGGCGCGGCCGCAGTAATCGAAAAGGCGCGTGCCGACTTCGCCAGGGGCGAGTTCCGCTGGGTCGCCCAGGTGATGAAGGAAGTCGTCTACGCCGAGCCCCAGAACAAGGAGGCCCGCGCCCTTTGTGCCGATGCCCTGGAGCAGATGGGTTACCAGGCCGAGTCGGCGACGTGGCGCAACGCCTTCCTCTACGGTGCGCAGGAACTGCGCCATGGCGTCTTCCAGATGCCGGTGCGACCCGGCATGGGCGCCGACACGCTCGCGGGGCTCACCAGCGACGTCTTCTTCGACCTGATGGCGATCCGTCTCGATGCCGCCAAGGCCGCGGGGCAGTCGCTGGTCGTCAACTGGCGCTTCACCGATCGCGGCGAGACGCTGGTGCTGACCTTGAAGCACAGCACGCTCACTCACCGCATGGGGGAGACGGCGGCCAATGCCGACGTTTCCGTCACGACGACGCGGGCCACGATGGACCAGATCGTGATGCGCAAGCTCACCATTCCCGATGCCCTTGCGAGCGGTGCGTTGAAGCTCGAAGGAGAGATCCCGAAGCTGGGCGCGCTGTTCGCGATGATGGACCCGCCGACGGGAATGATGTTCGACATTCTGACGCCGGGAGATGGTCGCTGA
- a CDS encoding GMC family oxidoreductase — translation MDEFDFVVVGAGSSGGPIVDRLTAGGRYSVLLLEAGPDARSRWLSIPAGFAKTFLDPAVNWKLRTEAEPELCGRRIYWPRGKVIGGSSAINGMVYIRGLASDYDHWRQMGNEGWSFEDCLPYFRRLEGYADGETALRGGNGPVKITQRDYVNELGDTFLAACTEVGLDSNDDFNGAEQIGAGYYHATASDGRRNSTGRAYIAPARRRSNCKVVTGAVVERVMIEDGRAVGVAFNVRGRSRLARARREVILSAGTVGSPQILQLSGIGAGAHLSSLGIPVIRDLPGVGENLQDHFCVRSTYKTWWRLTLNDDFSTFPRRVSAAFLYALARVGPLTAMPAFAGAFVKLLEQSSEPDTQIHFFPWSVDRMDTGPHPFSGFTILANQSRPESRGHVRITSRDAATPPAIMANYLSTETDRQAVIAAGKFERLLARSSALGRIITDEMLPGVEVWSDDDFLDYARREGQSAYHPVGTCRMGHDAESVVDPQLRVHGIRGLRVADASVMPTLVSGNTNAACMMIGEKVSDLILAAAQR, via the coding sequence ATGGATGAGTTCGATTTCGTCGTTGTAGGGGCGGGGTCCTCCGGCGGCCCGATCGTTGACCGGTTGACCGCGGGCGGGCGCTATTCCGTGCTGTTGCTGGAGGCCGGCCCTGATGCCAGGAGCCGCTGGCTGTCGATTCCGGCCGGTTTCGCCAAGACCTTTCTCGATCCCGCCGTGAACTGGAAGCTCAGGACAGAGGCCGAGCCCGAGCTTTGCGGTCGGCGGATCTATTGGCCGCGCGGCAAGGTGATCGGTGGCTCCAGCGCCATCAACGGTATGGTCTATATCCGCGGCCTCGCCTCGGATTACGACCATTGGCGCCAGATGGGCAACGAAGGCTGGTCGTTCGAGGACTGCCTGCCGTATTTCCGGCGTCTCGAAGGATACGCCGATGGCGAGACCGCGCTTCGCGGCGGCAACGGGCCGGTCAAGATCACCCAGAGGGACTACGTCAACGAGCTAGGCGATACGTTCCTGGCGGCCTGCACCGAGGTCGGCCTGGATTCCAACGACGACTTCAACGGGGCCGAGCAGATCGGCGCCGGCTACTATCACGCCACGGCGAGCGATGGCCGGCGCAACTCGACGGGCCGAGCCTATATCGCGCCCGCCCGCCGGCGCTCCAACTGCAAGGTCGTGACCGGGGCCGTCGTCGAACGCGTGATGATCGAAGACGGTCGCGCCGTCGGCGTCGCCTTCAACGTCCGCGGCAGGAGCCGGCTCGCCCGGGCGCGTCGTGAGGTCATCCTCAGTGCCGGCACCGTCGGCTCGCCGCAGATCCTGCAGCTTTCGGGAATCGGGGCCGGGGCCCATCTCTCGTCCCTCGGCATTCCCGTCATCCGCGACCTGCCGGGTGTGGGTGAGAACCTGCAGGACCATTTCTGCGTCCGCTCGACCTACAAGACCTGGTGGCGCCTGACCTTGAACGACGACTTCAGCACGTTCCCCCGGCGTGTCAGCGCGGCGTTTCTCTATGCCCTGGCGCGGGTCGGACCGCTCACGGCGATGCCGGCTTTCGCGGGCGCTTTCGTGAAGCTCCTGGAGCAGTCGTCGGAACCCGACACCCAGATCCATTTCTTCCCCTGGTCGGTCGACCGCATGGACACGGGGCCGCACCCGTTCTCCGGCTTCACCATCCTGGCGAACCAGTCGCGCCCCGAGAGCCGCGGCCACGTCCGGATCACCTCACGCGACGCTGCGACACCTCCGGCGATCATGGCCAACTACCTGTCGACCGAGACCGACCGGCAGGCGGTCATCGCCGCCGGCAAGTTCGAGCGTCTTCTGGCCCGCAGTTCCGCGCTGGGCCGCATCATCACCGACGAGATGCTTCCGGGTGTCGAGGTCTGGTCCGACGATGATTTCCTCGACTATGCGCGCCGTGAGGGCCAGTCGGCCTACCATCCGGTCGGTACCTGCCGCATGGGGCACGATGCCGAGTCGGTGGTCGATCCGCAGTTGCGGGTGCACGGGATCAGGGGCCTGCGCGTGGCCGATGCGTCGGTGATGCCTACACTCGTGTCGGGGAACACCAACGCCGCCTGCATGATGATCGGCGAGAAGGTCTCAGACCTGATCCTGGCCGCCGCGCAGCGATAG
- a CDS encoding branched-chain amino acid ABC transporter permease: MQSFLEIFDIYLLEAMVNGILLGGVLALLALGLNLIFGVIDVTWICYAELVMVGMYGMYYLVQYYGVSYYFAAPLTILLVAVLGALLHWLVISPLLGAPPINQLLATGGVLFVLQSFATVAFGIDFRNLGIRLPVLQFADMHFSYSRLLSFIAALVGMVVIYLFMTRTYTGTAIRAIAQDREIMALMGVDTKKIYLVTSALGGGLAGLAACLLVLQYDVHPFVGLSFGPITFLICVLGGLGNFVGGFVAAFLFAEIISLGSLFSDLEWGYVLAFAFFIVMMFVRPGGLLARRQ, encoded by the coding sequence ATGCAGTCATTCCTCGAAATTTTCGATATCTACCTGCTCGAGGCGATGGTCAACGGCATCCTCCTGGGCGGAGTTCTTGCCCTGCTGGCGCTCGGCCTCAACCTGATCTTCGGTGTCATCGACGTCACTTGGATCTGCTACGCCGAACTGGTCATGGTCGGCATGTACGGCATGTACTACCTCGTTCAGTACTATGGCGTTTCGTACTATTTCGCCGCCCCGCTCACGATCCTGCTGGTCGCGGTACTCGGCGCGCTTCTGCATTGGCTGGTGATTTCGCCGCTTCTGGGTGCGCCGCCGATCAACCAGCTCCTGGCAACCGGCGGCGTGCTGTTCGTCCTGCAGAGCTTCGCCACGGTCGCCTTCGGCATCGACTTCCGCAACCTTGGGATCCGCCTGCCGGTGTTGCAGTTCGCGGATATGCATTTCAGCTACTCGCGCCTGCTTTCCTTCATTGCCGCCCTTGTAGGCATGGTCGTGATCTACCTGTTCATGACGCGCACCTACACCGGCACGGCGATCCGCGCGATCGCCCAGGATCGCGAGATCATGGCGCTGATGGGCGTCGACACGAAGAAGATCTACCTCGTCACCTCTGCACTGGGCGGCGGCCTGGCCGGGCTGGCGGCTTGTCTTCTGGTGTTGCAGTACGACGTCCATCCCTTCGTAGGCCTTTCGTTCGGCCCGATCACGTTCCTGATCTGCGTGCTGGGCGGACTGGGCAATTTCGTCGGCGGCTTCGTCGCGGCCTTCCTGTTCGCCGAAATCATCTCGCTGGGCAGCCTGTTTTCCGACCTCGAGTGGGGCTACGTGCTGGCCTTCGCCTTCTTCATCGTCATGATGTTCGTCCGCCCCGGCGGATTGCTCGCGAGGCGCCAGTGA
- a CDS encoding Bug family tripartite tricarboxylate transporter substrate binding protein has protein sequence MLKRRTVLAGTAGWTIIGASAVRAQAWPSQPIRLVVPYVAGGSTDTAARIVAEKLTGLLGQQVIVENKGGGNTIIGMDVVAKAKPDGNTLLLGAATMATNVALGLKQPFDPLKDFQMISTLVDIPDLLAIDGKALPAKNYAEFAEWVNKQPQRVRYATSGMGNQPHLWGELFRTRNKLNLESVSYKGAADALRDVMGGHLPIMIDVVLPTGTHVAAGRLIGIAVASPERSTVCPDVPTVAELGMKDLESAAFFGLVGPAGLPAPIVERLNASCLEVLKDPPVKKRFAELGFFSTGSTPQAYLDRVRFETERWTKVVKDNNIKVEG, from the coding sequence ATGCTCAAGAGACGGACTGTGCTGGCGGGTACTGCCGGCTGGACCATCATTGGCGCCTCCGCGGTGCGGGCGCAGGCCTGGCCCAGCCAGCCGATCAGGCTGGTGGTGCCCTATGTTGCCGGCGGTTCGACCGACACGGCCGCGCGCATCGTCGCCGAGAAGCTGACCGGGCTGCTCGGCCAGCAGGTGATCGTCGAGAACAAGGGCGGCGGCAACACGATCATCGGCATGGATGTCGTGGCCAAAGCGAAGCCCGACGGCAATACGCTGCTGCTGGGCGCCGCGACGATGGCCACCAACGTCGCCCTGGGCCTGAAGCAGCCGTTCGATCCGCTGAAGGACTTCCAGATGATCTCGACTCTGGTCGACATCCCCGATCTCCTGGCAATCGATGGCAAGGCGCTGCCGGCAAAGAATTACGCCGAGTTCGCGGAATGGGTGAACAAGCAGCCGCAGCGCGTCCGCTACGCCACGTCGGGAATGGGCAACCAGCCGCATCTGTGGGGCGAGTTGTTCCGCACGCGCAACAAGCTCAACCTCGAGAGCGTCAGCTACAAGGGGGCGGCCGATGCCTTGCGTGATGTGATGGGAGGGCATTTGCCCATCATGATCGACGTCGTGCTGCCGACGGGGACGCACGTCGCGGCGGGACGCCTCATCGGTATCGCGGTGGCCTCTCCCGAGCGCTCGACCGTGTGCCCCGACGTACCGACGGTGGCTGAACTGGGAATGAAGGACCTGGAGAGCGCGGCCTTCTTCGGGCTCGTCGGACCTGCCGGATTGCCGGCGCCCATCGTCGAGAGGCTGAATGCCTCCTGCCTCGAAGTCCTGAAGGATCCGCCGGTGAAGAAGAGATTCGCGGAACTCGGCTTTTTCAGCACCGGCAGCACGCCACAGGCCTATCTCGATCGGGTCAGGTTCGAGACGGAGCGCTGGACCAAAGTCGTCAAGGACAACAACATCAAGGTCGAAGGATAG
- a CDS encoding ABC transporter substrate-binding protein, whose product MGIGRRLLGGVVAAAAVFGIVGSAAAQEKKIKIGVIYDLTGPLAGGGSELQYIGAKIMIDNFIKAGGVEGYKIEAVYADAQSKPDVAINEAVRLVEQEKVDMLLGFYSSAQCVPVAGRVEQLKKFMWITTCISSAVLDGKNYKYVFRPQASGDQFGLMTMDFISQNVAKFGKTAKELRVAIIHEDGAYGVDVAKGNDAGAKKAGFNVVLKEGYAATAPDLSALVTKLKRARPDVVFHTGYNPDITLLLRQAREQGLKFGALVGHGAGYGVYEKLKEGLGADVNYFFNTDPISIWLTNSKTLDPKLPPVIKMVGEEFDKAKPGVAIRSAHVGMAASNTYLFFTSVLPVAIKKYGGVDPESLRKAALDLDIKEGGTMLGFGVKFPAEGAQMAGQNERSFPVVIQYIDDKSYVVWPKSQAMRDAVLPLPKGTTYSNQ is encoded by the coding sequence ATGGGTATTGGGCGTCGCCTGTTGGGCGGCGTAGTCGCTGCGGCGGCTGTATTTGGCATCGTGGGCAGCGCTGCCGCCCAGGAAAAGAAGATCAAGATCGGTGTGATCTATGACCTGACCGGCCCGTTGGCCGGCGGCGGCTCGGAACTACAGTATATCGGCGCCAAGATCATGATCGACAACTTCATCAAGGCGGGGGGCGTCGAGGGGTACAAGATCGAGGCCGTCTATGCCGACGCCCAGAGCAAGCCCGACGTCGCCATCAACGAGGCCGTCCGCCTCGTCGAGCAGGAAAAGGTCGACATGTTGCTCGGCTTCTACTCCTCGGCACAGTGCGTGCCCGTGGCGGGCCGCGTGGAACAGCTCAAGAAGTTCATGTGGATCACGACCTGCATCTCCTCGGCGGTGCTCGACGGCAAGAACTACAAGTACGTCTTCCGCCCGCAGGCGAGCGGCGATCAGTTCGGCTTGATGACGATGGACTTCATCAGCCAGAACGTCGCCAAGTTCGGCAAGACGGCCAAGGAACTGCGCGTCGCCATCATCCACGAGGACGGCGCCTATGGCGTCGACGTCGCCAAGGGCAATGATGCGGGCGCCAAGAAGGCGGGCTTCAACGTCGTGCTGAAGGAAGGCTATGCAGCCACTGCACCCGACCTCTCGGCGCTGGTCACCAAGCTGAAGCGGGCACGGCCGGACGTGGTCTTCCACACCGGTTACAATCCCGACATCACGCTTCTGCTGCGCCAGGCGCGCGAGCAGGGGCTGAAGTTCGGCGCATTGGTGGGCCATGGCGCCGGCTACGGCGTCTATGAGAAGTTGAAGGAAGGCCTCGGCGCCGACGTAAACTACTTCTTCAATACCGATCCCATTTCGATCTGGTTGACCAACTCCAAGACGCTCGATCCCAAGCTGCCGCCGGTGATCAAGATGGTCGGCGAGGAGTTCGACAAGGCGAAGCCTGGTGTTGCCATCCGTTCGGCGCATGTCGGCATGGCCGCGTCCAACACCTATTTGTTCTTCACCTCGGTGTTGCCGGTCGCCATCAAGAAATACGGTGGTGTCGATCCCGAGTCGCTGCGCAAGGCCGCTCTCGATCTGGACATCAAGGAAGGCGGCACGATGCTGGGCTTCGGCGTCAAGTTCCCCGCGGAGGGCGCCCAGATGGCGGGTCAGAACGAGCGTTCGTTCCCGGTCGTCATCCAGTACATCGACGACAAGTCGTACGTGGTGTGGCCGAAGAGCCAGGCGATGCGCGACGCCGTGCTGCCGCTGCCCAAGGGCACTACCTACAGCAACCAATAG
- a CDS encoding branched-chain amino acid ABC transporter permease, giving the protein MSLVNLRQIVPWIVGALLIALPFLNRDPYHLHILVLILIWSFAYTSWSMMGRFGLVSLGHGGFMGVGAYVTALLWNHLGVSPWIGIPIALVCAGALALIVAYPCFRFRITGHYFALVTLALSGIVLQIITATRDYTGGSLGYTPERTKGSHLAALQFDDKTTWYLIALGVWGVGLLIWRWVDRSMDRYALEAISEDEDAAAAAGVNVTFEKLKITVISALMTAMAGALYCQYQMFISPDTVSGIAISLQMVFAVVVGGIYVALGPTVGAIITIMLTEVLRIGFGTKAVGWDNLVYGVLLVLFIIFLPKGILGSLLAWLKSPSKHKDG; this is encoded by the coding sequence ATGTCCCTCGTCAATTTGCGTCAGATCGTTCCCTGGATCGTCGGCGCCCTGCTGATCGCGCTGCCGTTCCTCAATCGCGATCCATATCACCTTCACATCCTCGTCCTGATACTCATCTGGTCGTTTGCCTACACCTCGTGGTCGATGATGGGGCGGTTCGGGCTAGTCTCGCTGGGGCACGGGGGATTCATGGGCGTCGGGGCCTACGTGACGGCCCTGCTGTGGAATCATCTTGGCGTTTCGCCCTGGATCGGGATCCCGATCGCCCTGGTCTGTGCGGGCGCCCTGGCCCTGATCGTGGCATATCCCTGCTTCCGCTTTCGCATCACCGGGCACTACTTCGCTCTCGTTACGCTGGCGCTCTCAGGAATCGTGCTGCAGATCATCACGGCAACGCGCGACTACACCGGCGGCTCGCTGGGCTACACGCCTGAGCGGACCAAGGGTAGCCACCTCGCTGCGCTCCAGTTCGACGACAAGACGACCTGGTATCTGATCGCTCTGGGCGTCTGGGGGGTGGGGTTGCTGATCTGGCGCTGGGTTGACCGCAGTATGGACCGCTATGCGCTGGAGGCGATCTCGGAGGACGAGGACGCCGCCGCGGCCGCCGGCGTCAACGTCACGTTCGAGAAGCTCAAGATCACGGTGATCAGCGCTCTCATGACCGCGATGGCCGGCGCGCTCTATTGCCAGTACCAGATGTTCATATCGCCCGATACGGTCAGCGGCATCGCAATTTCGTTGCAGATGGTATTCGCCGTCGTGGTCGGGGGCATTTACGTCGCGCTGGGGCCGACCGTCGGGGCCATCATCACGATCATGCTGACCGAGGTGCTGCGCATCGGGTTCGGGACCAAGGCGGTCGGCTGGGACAACCTTGTCTACGGCGTCCTGCTGGTCCTGTTCATCATCTTCCTCCCCAAGGGTATCCTGGGCAGCTTGCTTGCGTGGCTGAAGTCGCCTAGCAAGCACAAGGATGGATGA
- a CDS encoding ABC transporter ATP-binding protein translates to MLAVNGLVKRFGGFTAVNNVSFEVEKGEILGLIGPNGSGKSTIFNMLSGTFPPSAGSIKFDGTEIAGLPPHKIINRGIGRTFQIPRPFRRLSIFENVALAGFYGQGSHSRIQAYEAAEKALAMVGLPTDRDASVDGLGAAGLKKLELAKAIATGPKLLLADESLGGLDEAEMDQAADMLRKIRDELGVTIIWVEHIMGVLMRVVDRVMVLDHGEKISEGLPSVVSSDPRVVEVYLGTDADATQAAAAESRRSRDP, encoded by the coding sequence GTGCTGGCGGTAAACGGGCTGGTGAAGCGATTCGGTGGCTTCACCGCCGTGAACAATGTGTCTTTCGAGGTCGAGAAGGGAGAGATTCTCGGCCTGATCGGCCCCAACGGATCAGGCAAGAGCACGATCTTCAACATGCTGTCGGGCACGTTCCCGCCCTCGGCAGGGTCGATCAAGTTCGACGGTACCGAGATCGCGGGACTGCCGCCTCACAAGATCATCAACCGCGGCATCGGGCGCACGTTCCAGATTCCGCGGCCCTTCCGGCGGCTCTCGATTTTCGAGAATGTGGCATTGGCCGGATTCTACGGGCAGGGAAGCCATAGTCGCATCCAGGCCTATGAAGCCGCCGAGAAGGCGCTTGCGATGGTCGGCCTCCCGACCGACCGGGATGCGAGTGTCGATGGCCTCGGCGCGGCGGGCCTCAAGAAGCTCGAACTGGCCAAGGCGATCGCCACCGGGCCGAAGCTGCTGCTGGCCGACGAAAGCCTCGGTGGTCTCGATGAAGCCGAGATGGACCAGGCGGCCGACATGCTGCGCAAGATCCGCGACGAGCTCGGCGTCACCATCATCTGGGTCGAGCACATCATGGGCGTGCTGATGCGCGTGGTCGACCGCGTCATGGTGCTCGACCATGGCGAGAAGATTTCCGAGGGCCTCCCGAGCGTCGTGTCGAGCGATCCGCGTGTTGTCGAGGTTTATCTCGGCACCGACGCGGATGCGACGCAGGCCGCCGCGGCCGAATCGCGGCGCTCGAGGGATCCATGA